The following proteins come from a genomic window of Winogradskyella sp. PC-19:
- a CDS encoding T9SS type B sorting domain-containing protein produces the protein MHRFLKLTITILLPFFCINLSWSQTVLFADVPVSDTGTSNGIGQANTSRNIAVSNDGIIYVVFSGDEGVRVAKSDNRGASFSPSVQVSTETFVEPEIEVNDQGVVFIVWASSGNSNIFLSRSLDNGLTFSVPTQVNSDSNFAASIHMTTYGDNVYIVNQSGQNIYVNSNNGVGSFTSIDLPVYVYADILTDQNGVVYAPRDNPALELYNSVDDGQSFNQIPLTNDGDIYFSSYTLSDGPCGTFLFTSGDGSNAYKIDVTTGVAEQLVFGINNSNVQGRTLFADQQGTIIDGYKADSGDLVMSISFDQGQNFETPIIISDGDSHNIDRNTNSNDIVVTYSKNGQVFVTVYTDLLKDIQIVEPIPAIETCSGTSFDLDFNLTGQFGPSTLFTAVLSDETGSFANSTNVGQVVTNTNNTVTVTLPGTLVSSNLYRLLIESLADCTQSQPITISIGNVQLGDADDISECAEENGSGIFDLNALIPDLLNGQTGIDITFHESETDADSNVNPIPNPEAYTTTGTTIWVRGQSIQSSTCFGSANIELTVFDLPVINNNVALEQCDTDQDGITLFNLTEANSLITSETTYSFSYYTSENDAEMENTANEILNFTSYENPTALTSVVYARAETSNGCFRISQIDLFVEATQIPNDFEIIYETCDDVLLGTNIDGVSAFDFSDATAQIESLFPVGQNLETTYYFNENDALGEINAINNLTDFRNEQSPNSQIIWVRVDNQDNNGCQGLGPHIILNVLSVPENNSIVDYELCSSNGEATFDLTTKDAEVINTQTEVIIVKYYNSQQNALDDIPITNPNTFLSTGQTIYVRAVFDTNGNSVEDNEECFNAIDMSFQLIVNPNPVIFEPDAIEICSVEVNTIYDLTERESQITGNDTSVTINYYETQTDLDNNIPINDPQNYLNTQLSRDIIVVVTNGNNCTSQETLTLITTLYDNYNTSLLPLEECEVDNDGFDNFDITRAESDILNLLDTDTTNDLSASDYTFTYYELESFAAAEIENTNNSISNPTSFINTVITTQTIYVRVTPANGSNQQCFVVIPVTLVVNPVPPIEIEDNYVICLSNADQVIDSDTTVLPMPPIDTQLNTTEYTFQWYAGTEQETIDNPLAIVIAGETGPTFSPTQADNYTVIATNNATGCTISATTNVSASYPPESITVELISTAFSGNNTLEASVIGNGDYEFSLDNGPYQASGIFTDVTGGLHQIFVRDLYNCNIIAVTKSIIDYPLYFTPNNDGNHDTWNITSIASQPNAKIYVFDRYGKLLKQLSPTGAGWDGTYNGNNMPTSDYWFSVEYTEPLDGIKRTFKAHFTLKR, from the coding sequence ATGCATAGGTTTTTAAAACTAACAATAACTATTCTTCTTCCATTTTTTTGCATCAATTTATCATGGTCGCAAACCGTATTATTTGCTGATGTACCCGTAAGTGACACAGGAACTTCAAATGGAATTGGCCAGGCGAATACAAGTAGAAATATTGCAGTTTCTAACGATGGAATTATTTATGTTGTATTCAGTGGTGATGAAGGCGTAAGAGTTGCAAAAAGTGATAATAGAGGTGCTAGTTTCTCGCCTAGTGTGCAAGTAAGTACAGAGACATTTGTTGAGCCTGAAATTGAAGTTAATGACCAAGGAGTTGTCTTCATTGTATGGGCAAGCTCTGGAAATAGTAATATTTTTTTAAGTAGAAGTCTAGATAATGGACTTACTTTCTCAGTACCTACTCAGGTAAACTCAGATTCTAATTTTGCTGCTAGTATACATATGACTACATATGGTGATAATGTATATATTGTAAATCAATCGGGACAAAATATATATGTAAATTCTAATAACGGTGTTGGGTCCTTTACATCTATTGACCTTCCTGTATATGTGTATGCCGATATTTTAACTGACCAAAATGGTGTTGTTTACGCACCAAGAGATAATCCTGCTTTAGAACTATATAATAGCGTTGATGACGGACAAAGCTTTAATCAAATACCATTAACAAATGATGGAGATATTTATTTTTCGAGTTATACTTTAAGTGATGGTCCTTGCGGTACATTTTTATTTACTTCTGGTGACGGTTCTAATGCGTACAAAATAGATGTAACAACTGGTGTTGCTGAACAATTAGTTTTTGGGATAAATAACTCTAATGTTCAAGGAAGAACTTTGTTTGCTGACCAACAAGGCACTATAATCGATGGTTATAAGGCAGACTCCGGTGATTTAGTTATGAGTATTAGTTTTGATCAGGGTCAAAATTTTGAAACACCGATTATAATTTCAGACGGTGATAGTCATAACATTGATCGAAATACAAATTCTAATGATATCGTTGTAACGTATAGTAAAAATGGACAAGTATTCGTAACTGTATATACAGATTTACTAAAAGATATACAGATTGTAGAACCAATACCAGCTATAGAAACCTGTTCTGGAACTAGTTTTGATTTAGACTTTAACCTTACTGGACAATTTGGTCCTTCTACATTATTTACAGCTGTATTAAGCGATGAGACAGGAAGCTTTGCAAACAGCACTAATGTTGGACAAGTTGTTACTAACACTAACAATACAGTAACAGTTACATTACCTGGAACTTTAGTATCAAGTAACCTATATAGATTACTAATTGAATCTTTAGCAGATTGCACCCAGAGTCAACCAATAACTATTAGTATAGGTAATGTTCAGCTCGGAGACGCAGATGATATTTCAGAATGTGCCGAAGAGAACGGAAGCGGTATATTTGACCTAAATGCTTTAATTCCTGATTTATTGAATGGGCAAACTGGTATTGATATTACATTTCATGAAAGTGAAACTGATGCTGACTCAAATGTTAATCCTATACCAAACCCAGAAGCTTACACAACCACAGGTACAACAATTTGGGTTAGAGGACAAAGCATTCAGTCAAGCACTTGCTTTGGCTCTGCTAATATAGAATTAACAGTTTTTGATTTGCCGGTAATAAACAACAATGTAGCCTTAGAACAGTGTGACACTGACCAAGATGGCATTACCTTATTCAATCTTACTGAAGCAAATAGTTTAATCACCAGTGAAACAACGTATTCATTTTCCTATTATACTTCGGAAAATGATGCAGAAATGGAAAATACAGCAAATGAGATACTTAATTTTACATCTTACGAAAACCCAACAGCGTTAACAAGTGTCGTTTATGCTAGAGCAGAGACTTCAAATGGCTGTTTTAGAATCTCACAAATTGATTTATTCGTTGAAGCCACACAAATACCTAATGATTTTGAAATCATTTATGAAACTTGTGATGACGTTTTATTAGGCACCAATATTGATGGTGTTAGTGCCTTTGACTTTAGTGATGCAACAGCACAAATAGAAAGTTTATTTCCTGTTGGTCAAAATTTGGAAACCACTTACTACTTTAACGAAAATGATGCGTTGGGCGAAATTAATGCCATAAATAACCTTACTGATTTTAGAAATGAACAATCTCCAAACAGTCAAATCATTTGGGTACGTGTAGATAATCAAGATAACAATGGTTGTCAAGGTTTAGGTCCGCATATCATTCTAAATGTACTTTCAGTTCCTGAAAATAATAGCATTGTTGATTACGAATTGTGTAGTAGCAATGGCGAAGCCACTTTTGATTTAACCACAAAAGATGCTGAAGTTATCAATACTCAAACCGAAGTTATTATTGTTAAATATTACAATTCTCAACAAAATGCACTTGACGATATTCCAATTACTAATCCAAACACTTTTTTAAGTACTGGACAAACTATTTATGTGAGAGCTGTCTTTGATACCAACGGTAATAGTGTTGAAGATAATGAAGAATGTTTTAATGCTATTGATATGAGTTTTCAGTTGATTGTCAATCCTAATCCTGTGATATTCGAACCAGATGCTATTGAAATTTGCTCTGTAGAAGTAAATACTATTTATGACCTTACAGAACGTGAGAGTCAAATTACCGGGAATGACACAAGTGTTACTATAAATTATTACGAAACTCAAACAGACCTTGACAATAATATCCCAATAAATGATCCTCAAAATTATCTCAACACACAGCTTAGTAGAGATATTATAGTTGTTGTTACTAATGGAAATAATTGTACTTCTCAAGAAACACTTACCCTAATAACCACACTTTACGATAACTATAATACATCTCTTCTGCCTTTAGAAGAATGCGAAGTAGACAATGACGGTTTTGATAATTTTGACATCACACGAGCAGAATCAGATATTCTAAATCTTCTTGATACAGACACAACAAATGACCTTAGTGCTTCGGATTATACTTTTACCTATTACGAATTAGAGAGTTTTGCTGCAGCAGAAATTGAAAACACAAATAATTCAATTTCTAATCCAACATCTTTTATTAATACTGTAATCACAACCCAAACCATATATGTAAGAGTAACTCCGGCAAATGGTTCAAATCAACAATGCTTTGTTGTAATACCAGTGACTTTAGTAGTTAATCCCGTACCTCCAATTGAGATTGAAGATAATTACGTAATTTGTTTATCAAACGCAGACCAAGTCATCGATAGCGATACTACAGTTCTGCCAATGCCGCCAATAGATACTCAACTAAATACTACGGAATATACATTTCAATGGTACGCAGGTACCGAACAAGAGACAATTGATAATCCTTTAGCTATAGTTATTGCTGGGGAAACTGGACCAACTTTTAGTCCAACACAGGCTGACAATTACACTGTAATTGCTACAAATAATGCAACAGGTTGTACCATTTCTGCAACTACAAATGTGTCAGCTTCTTATCCTCCAGAGTCAATTACAGTTGAATTGATTAGTACTGCCTTTTCTGGAAATAACACCCTAGAAGCTTCAGTTATTGGTAACGGTGATTATGAATTTAGTCTAGATAATGGCCCATATCAAGCATCTGGGATATTTACAGATGTTACTGGTGGATTACACCAAATTTTTGTTAGAGACTTATACAATTGTAATATTATAGCTGTAACAAAAAGTATTATAGACTATCCTTTATATTTTACCCCAAATAATGATGGAAACCATGATACATGGAATATAACAAGTATAGCTAGCCAGCCAAATGCCAAAATCTATGTTTTTGACCGCTATGGAAAATTACTCAAACAACTCAGTCCAACCGGTGCTGGTTGGGATGGCACATACAATGGCAATAATATGCCAACTAGCGATTATTGGTTTTCTGTTGAATATACTGAACCATTAGATGGAATTAAACGAACGTTTAAAGCGCATTTTACCTTGAAACGATAA
- a CDS encoding enoyl-CoA hydratase/isomerase family protein: MTYQNILSEFSNGITTININRPSKLNALNKVTIEELHHAFDIADQSKDSKVVIVTGSGEKAFVAGADISEFADFNVAEGGKLAAKGQELLFDFVENLSTPVIAAVNGFALGGGLELAMACHFRVASNNAKMGLPEVSLGVIPGYGGTQRLPQLVGKGRAMEMVMTAGMIDANQALSYGLVNHVVEVEELLPLCQKIASKIMRNSSVAIAEAIFAINANYKDGVDGYKAEIKAFGNCFGTEDFKEGTTAFLEKRKADFPGK; encoded by the coding sequence ATGACTTACCAAAACATACTCTCAGAATTTTCAAATGGTATCACAACCATTAATATTAATCGACCTAGTAAACTCAACGCGTTAAACAAAGTAACTATTGAAGAGTTACACCATGCTTTTGATATAGCTGACCAATCTAAAGATTCCAAAGTTGTTATTGTCACTGGTAGTGGAGAAAAAGCTTTTGTAGCAGGTGCAGATATAAGTGAGTTTGCTGACTTTAATGTTGCCGAAGGCGGAAAATTAGCAGCTAAAGGACAAGAATTATTATTTGACTTTGTCGAAAATTTAAGCACACCAGTTATTGCAGCTGTCAATGGTTTTGCTCTCGGTGGAGGATTAGAACTTGCTATGGCTTGTCATTTTAGAGTAGCTAGTAATAATGCAAAAATGGGCTTACCAGAAGTGTCTCTAGGTGTAATTCCAGGTTATGGCGGCACACAACGTTTACCGCAACTTGTTGGTAAAGGTCGCGCTATGGAAATGGTAATGACAGCAGGAATGATTGACGCTAATCAGGCTTTAAGTTATGGTCTAGTCAACCATGTTGTGGAAGTCGAAGAATTATTACCATTATGTCAAAAAATTGCAAGTAAGATTATGCGAAATTCGTCAGTAGCTATTGCTGAAGCTATTTTTGCAATTAATGCCAATTATAAAGACGGTGTTGATGGTTACAAAGCAGAAATAAAGGCATTTGGAAATTGCTTTGGTACAGAAGATTTTAAAGAAGGTACAACCGCATTTTTAGAGAAACGTAAGGCTGATTTTCCTGGGAAGTAA
- a CDS encoding sensor histidine kinase: protein MALKKLSLRSRIFIAMILLVLLASVLIGAVTIYQYNEEAREYHADRLERKEAAIRRSIDLAIDETSFPVITEKLPFIFKEEIFNISNIHGLQLNLYDLEGQLLKSSKAKLQQNTADVCLEAEILNQLSNTAEHRYVLKNEINGKVFQSSYSYITDKKFKNIAILNIPYLEDDDIFNRELNEFLLRLGYAYLVMILAAIVLAYFISKYITRSLKTISDKMTEFRLEKRNKKIEIESSSVEIETLVKSYNGMIDELEESAVQLATSEREQAWREMAKQVAHEIKNPLTPMRLSVQSFQRKFDPEDKNIQTKVAEYSNTLIQQIDTMSSIASAFSNFAKMPAQQSEQLDVVHVVKLALDIFNENYISFEPETEEIIANFDRTQLIRVVTNLVKNGIQAIPEESDNPKIKVSVFTNENNVNITVEDNGTGITEENKLKVFEPKFTTKSSGMGLGLAMVKNIVETYDGSISFSSEYEKGTIFTVTFPKK, encoded by the coding sequence ATGGCGCTAAAAAAATTGTCTCTTCGGTCTCGTATATTCATTGCGATGATACTTTTGGTGTTATTAGCCTCAGTTTTAATCGGCGCGGTAACTATTTATCAGTATAACGAGGAAGCTAGAGAATACCACGCAGATAGGTTGGAGCGTAAGGAAGCTGCCATAAGACGTAGTATCGATTTGGCGATTGACGAAACATCTTTCCCAGTGATTACTGAGAAATTACCCTTTATTTTTAAAGAAGAAATTTTTAACATCTCTAATATTCACGGACTTCAATTGAATTTATATGATTTAGAAGGGCAATTATTAAAATCTTCAAAAGCCAAATTGCAACAAAATACAGCTGATGTTTGTTTGGAAGCAGAGATTTTGAATCAGCTTTCAAATACAGCGGAGCATCGTTATGTCTTAAAAAACGAAATTAATGGTAAGGTCTTTCAGTCTTCGTATTCTTACATAACAGATAAGAAGTTTAAAAATATAGCTATCCTAAATATTCCTTATTTAGAAGATGACGATATTTTTAATCGCGAGCTTAATGAGTTTCTACTTCGATTAGGATATGCATATTTAGTTATGATTTTGGCGGCAATAGTTCTAGCTTATTTTATTTCGAAATATATCACACGTTCATTGAAAACAATTAGTGATAAGATGACAGAGTTTCGCTTGGAAAAACGAAATAAAAAGATTGAAATAGAATCTTCTAGTGTCGAGATAGAAACGCTTGTAAAATCTTACAACGGTATGATTGATGAGCTCGAAGAGTCGGCTGTACAATTAGCAACAAGTGAGCGTGAGCAAGCATGGCGTGAAATGGCAAAACAAGTAGCTCACGAAATTAAAAACCCACTAACGCCTATGCGTTTGAGTGTGCAAAGCTTTCAACGAAAGTTTGACCCAGAAGACAAAAACATTCAGACCAAAGTCGCTGAATACAGTAATACGTTGATTCAGCAAATAGATACCATGAGTTCGATTGCATCTGCATTTTCAAATTTTGCAAAAATGCCAGCGCAACAAAGTGAACAACTTGATGTTGTGCATGTTGTGAAATTAGCGTTAGATATTTTTAATGAAAACTATATAAGTTTCGAGCCAGAAACTGAAGAAATTATTGCCAATTTTGATAGAACACAACTTATAAGAGTAGTTACTAATTTGGTTAAAAACGGAATACAGGCCATACCAGAGGAATCTGATAATCCAAAAATCAAAGTGAGTGTTTTTACTAATGAAAACAACGTAAATATTACAGTTGAAGATAATGGTACTGGAATAACAGAAGAAAATAAACTTAAAGTCTTTGAGCCTAAATTTACCACAAAATCAAGTGGAATGGGACTTGGCTTGGCAATGGTAAAAAATATAGTCGAAACCTACGATGGAAGTATTTCTTTTTCTTCAGAATATGAAAAAGGTACTATCTTTACAGTGACTTTTCCTAAAAAGTAG
- a CDS encoding CopD family protein, whose product MTDFLAEYYYYIKSLHIIFVVTWFAGLFYIPRLFVYQIEAFHKPSPEKEILGKQLKLMAKRLWYIITWPSSILAIVFGVLIIIPRLFYLTDAWMQVKLGFVLLLIIYQLMTHKYYKQLQKDIVKKSSSFMRIWNEGATFVLFAVVFLVVLKDALNWVFGVVGIVILGILLMLGFRIYKNIRTKNPDA is encoded by the coding sequence ATGACAGATTTTTTAGCAGAATACTATTATTATATCAAATCGTTACACATCATATTTGTGGTTACATGGTTTGCAGGATTATTTTACATTCCTAGGTTATTTGTGTACCAAATAGAAGCTTTTCATAAGCCATCTCCTGAAAAAGAAATCTTAGGAAAGCAATTAAAACTAATGGCCAAACGTCTTTGGTATATTATAACTTGGCCATCGAGTATTTTGGCTATAGTTTTTGGGGTCTTAATAATTATTCCAAGACTATTTTATCTTACAGACGCTTGGATGCAAGTCAAATTAGGGTTTGTGTTACTGCTTATTATATATCAATTGATGACCCACAAATATTACAAACAGCTTCAAAAAGATATTGTGAAAAAATCTTCAAGTTTTATGCGCATTTGGAATGAAGGCGCAACGTTTGTATTGTTTGCCGTTGTATTTCTTGTGGTGCTAAAAGATGCTCTTAATTGGGTTTTTGGAGTTGTAGGCATTGTAATTTTAGGTATTCTTTTAATGCTAGGTTTCAGGATTTATAAAAATATTAGAACAAAAAATCCAGATGCTTAA